The sequence GCCATCGGGATCGGCAAAAAACGTGAAGCGCTTGCCGGTGAATTCGTCGATACGGATGGCTTCCACGGCGATCTCGTTGGCGCGCAACTCCTGTGCGGCGGCGGCGACATCCGGCACCCGGAACGCCAAGTGGCGCAAGCCGCAGGCTTCCGGCCGGCTGGGCCGCGCCGGCGGCGCAGGAAAGGAAAACAGCTCAAGCTGGACGCCGTCCGCCGTGCGTAGGTCGAGCTTATAGGAGTCGCGCTCG comes from Collimonas pratensis and encodes:
- a CDS encoding VOC family protein; amino-acid sequence: MHISGIHHVAIIASDYQRSKQFYTELLGLEIVAETYRAERDSYKLDLRTADGVQLELFSFPAPPARPSRPEACGLRHLAFRVPDVAAAAQELRANEIAVEAIRIDEFTGKRFTFFADPDGLPLELYEQ